A window of the Synechococcus sp. JA-3-3Ab genome harbors these coding sequences:
- a CDS encoding response regulator transcription factor, with protein sequence MFEVESRTAPLKFLIVEDHPEVAQNNCEWLQRLAADAQCITVSNPMDAILRLQREQPDLVVADLLYGQTSGEQSAEPGLEFLRHIFENYPTLNVMVYSSEPLLLTPLVGLISKHQGGFAAVNKMERRSVFLEGAKSALNGELRMPRELRGLTKLTEREIEVLNLLCKEALTDQAIADRIHTSKKTVQNCIQRLKEKLDIFGSEDEINARVAMCMAAVQKKLIQW encoded by the coding sequence ATGTTTGAGGTCGAGAGCCGAACTGCCCCGCTCAAGTTCTTGATTGTCGAGGATCATCCCGAGGTTGCCCAAAACAATTGCGAATGGCTGCAACGGCTTGCAGCCGATGCTCAGTGCATCACAGTCTCCAACCCGATGGACGCCATCCTGCGCCTGCAGCGGGAACAGCCGGACTTGGTAGTAGCCGACTTGCTCTACGGCCAAACCAGCGGCGAACAGTCTGCCGAGCCGGGCCTAGAGTTCTTGCGCCATATTTTCGAGAACTACCCCACCCTGAACGTGATGGTTTATTCCAGCGAGCCGCTGCTGCTAACTCCCCTGGTGGGCCTAATCAGCAAGCACCAGGGCGGATTTGCCGCCGTCAACAAAATGGAGCGGCGCAGTGTCTTCTTGGAAGGAGCCAAAAGTGCCCTCAATGGGGAATTGCGCATGCCGCGAGAGTTGCGCGGCTTAACAAAGCTGACGGAGCGGGAAATCGAGGTCTTGAACCTGCTCTGCAAAGAGGCCCTCACCGACCAGGCCATCGCCGACCGCATTCACACGAGCAAAAAAACCGTACAAAACTGTATTCAAAGGCTCAAAGAGAAACTGGATATCTTTGGCTCTGAAGATGAGATCAACGCTCGCGTTGCCATGTGTATGGCAGCCGTTCAGAAAAAGCTTATCCAGTGGTAG